One window of Microbacterium sp. Root61 genomic DNA carries:
- a CDS encoding endonuclease domain-containing protein, which translates to MPPTPADRQTRALRNVLDAVRGRDGVARVSRLGAEGHSRHFVRLAVGRGLLVSVRRDWVAVPGADSELVQAARCGVALTCITQARRLGLWVLEEDGAHVGAATHARAPNGPAVVHWARPVRPRHPDDLVDPIDNVLALVAACQPFEAALATWESALRIGLISRERLASLPLGPAGLRLLAEASPFSDSGLESIFRIRLRWLNVRIFAQTWIGGHHVDFLIGERLIVQIDGGHHVGAQRERDNAHDAALRLLGYSVIRVGYRQVLEDWPAVQDAVMAAIAQGLHLVHTGDA; encoded by the coding sequence ATGCCGCCGACTCCCGCCGATCGTCAGACCCGCGCTCTGCGCAACGTCCTTGATGCAGTTCGAGGGCGCGACGGAGTGGCGCGGGTGTCGCGGCTCGGCGCAGAGGGGCACTCGCGCCATTTCGTCCGGCTGGCGGTAGGTCGGGGACTACTCGTCAGCGTCCGCCGCGACTGGGTGGCGGTTCCCGGGGCCGACTCCGAACTGGTCCAGGCTGCGAGATGCGGCGTTGCGCTGACCTGCATCACACAGGCGCGGCGACTCGGGCTGTGGGTGCTCGAGGAAGACGGCGCACATGTCGGCGCCGCAACCCACGCGCGAGCACCGAACGGCCCTGCGGTCGTGCATTGGGCACGGCCGGTTCGGCCACGGCATCCCGACGATCTCGTCGATCCGATCGACAACGTCCTCGCGCTCGTGGCGGCGTGCCAGCCGTTCGAGGCAGCCTTGGCAACGTGGGAATCAGCGCTTCGGATCGGGCTGATCTCTCGCGAGCGCCTGGCGTCCCTGCCGCTGGGTCCTGCCGGTCTTCGGTTGCTCGCGGAGGCATCGCCGTTCTCGGACTCCGGCCTGGAGTCGATCTTCCGCATTCGGCTGCGGTGGCTGAACGTGCGGATCTTCGCACAGACCTGGATTGGGGGGCATCATGTCGACTTCCTGATCGGCGAGCGCCTCATCGTCCAAATCGATGGCGGCCACCACGTAGGTGCGCAGCGGGAGCGGGACAACGCGCATGACGCGGCATTGCGTCTGCTCGGGTACTCGGTGATCCGCGTGGGGTATCGGCAGGTGCTCGAGGATTGGCCGGCGGTGCAGGATGCGGTGATGGCGGCGATAGCTCAGGGATTGCACCTCGTGCACACCGGGGACGCGTGA
- a CDS encoding COX15/CtaA family protein — translation MPDVSVRPGTPLRIAAWASFVAQVTIIATGGAVRLTGSGLGCPSWPTCTPESLIPTEELTYHSLIEFGNRMMTGVVGIIALVVVILMLTTRLWRTRKDLWTLAVIVGVGIIAQAIVGGITVWTGLNPFIVGFHYVSSLLLVCVTAAFLARMDDVPGPRTLAVPAWYARLTHLTAAVMAVSIAFGILTTGAGPHSGDAASGRNGFDATVLEHVHAWPGYALLVLTVLLVVAAAVKGLPTRNWAITLLAVEFVQIAVGLYQARNGLPVLAVGVHMVLAALTAAAMTLVILRLKRPAAAPLATAESDEATVAAH, via the coding sequence ATGCCCGATGTCAGCGTCCGCCCCGGCACCCCTCTGCGCATCGCGGCGTGGGCCTCGTTCGTCGCACAGGTGACGATCATCGCGACCGGCGGCGCCGTGCGCCTCACCGGTTCGGGACTCGGATGCCCCTCGTGGCCGACCTGCACCCCCGAGTCGCTCATCCCGACCGAAGAGCTGACCTATCACAGCCTCATCGAGTTCGGGAACCGGATGATGACCGGCGTGGTCGGCATCATCGCGCTCGTCGTGGTGATCCTGATGCTCACCACCCGCCTCTGGCGCACCCGCAAGGACCTCTGGACGCTCGCGGTCATCGTCGGGGTGGGCATCATCGCGCAGGCCATCGTGGGCGGGATCACGGTCTGGACGGGCCTGAACCCCTTCATCGTCGGCTTCCATTACGTCTCCTCGCTGTTGCTGGTGTGCGTCACCGCCGCCTTCCTGGCGCGGATGGACGACGTGCCCGGCCCGCGCACGCTCGCGGTGCCCGCCTGGTACGCCAGGCTCACCCACCTCACAGCCGCGGTGATGGCCGTCTCCATCGCCTTCGGCATCCTGACGACCGGTGCCGGCCCGCACTCCGGCGACGCCGCGTCCGGCCGGAACGGCTTCGACGCCACCGTCCTCGAGCACGTGCACGCCTGGCCCGGGTACGCCCTGCTGGTGCTGACCGTTCTCCTCGTGGTCGCCGCCGCGGTCAAGGGGCTGCCCACGCGCAACTGGGCGATCACTCTGCTCGCGGTCGAATTCGTGCAGATCGCCGTCGGTCTCTACCAGGCGCGCAACGGCCTCCCCGTGCTCGCGGTCGGCGTGCACATGGTGCTCGCCGCGCTCACTGCGGCGGCCATGACCCTCGTCATCCTGCGCTTGAAGCGCCCCGCAGCCGCTCCCCTGGCCACCGCAGAGTCGGACGAAGCGACGGTCGCCGCGCACTGA
- the sufB gene encoding Fe-S cluster assembly protein SufB, translated as MSDVLIDRPELDGLGVYEFGWHDEDAAGAIAKRGLSEAVVRGISGLKSEPEWMLKNRLKGLQLFERKPMPTWGADLSEIDFDNIKYFVRSTEKQAQSWEDLPEEIRNTYERLGIPEAERQRLVAGVAAQYESEVVYHQIREDLEAQGVIFMDTDTALREHPEFFDEYFGTVIPAGDNKFAALNTAVWSGGSFVYVPKGVHVEIPLQAYFRINTENMGQFERTLIIADEDSYIHYIEGCTAPIYKSDSLHSAVVEIIVKKNARVRYTTIQNWSNNVYNLVTKRAIAHEGATMEWIDGNIGSKVTMKYPSIFLVGERAKGETLSVAFAGPGQHQDAGAKMIHMAPYTQSSIVSKSIARGGGRAGYRGEVRVDANAHHSANTVRCDALLVDSISRSDTYPAIDIRVDDVQLGHEATVSKVSEEQLFYLMSRGMPEDEAMAMIVRGFIEPIARELPMEYAMELNKLIEMGMEGSVG; from the coding sequence ATGTCGGATGTGCTGATCGACCGCCCGGAGCTTGACGGACTCGGTGTTTACGAGTTCGGCTGGCACGACGAGGATGCTGCAGGAGCCATCGCCAAGCGCGGGCTCAGCGAGGCCGTCGTGCGAGGGATCTCCGGGCTGAAATCGGAACCCGAATGGATGCTGAAGAACCGTCTGAAGGGTCTTCAGCTGTTCGAACGCAAGCCGATGCCGACCTGGGGTGCCGACCTCAGCGAGATCGACTTCGACAACATCAAGTATTTCGTGCGCTCGACCGAGAAGCAGGCGCAGTCGTGGGAGGACCTCCCCGAGGAGATCCGCAACACGTACGAGCGCCTCGGCATCCCCGAGGCGGAGCGTCAGCGCCTCGTCGCCGGCGTCGCCGCGCAGTACGAGTCCGAGGTCGTCTACCACCAGATCCGCGAGGACCTGGAGGCGCAGGGCGTCATCTTCATGGACACCGACACGGCGCTGCGCGAGCACCCCGAGTTCTTCGACGAGTACTTCGGCACCGTCATCCCCGCCGGCGACAACAAGTTCGCCGCGCTGAACACGGCCGTGTGGTCCGGCGGATCGTTCGTCTACGTCCCGAAGGGCGTGCACGTCGAGATCCCGCTGCAGGCCTACTTCCGCATCAACACCGAGAACATGGGGCAGTTCGAGCGCACCCTGATCATCGCGGACGAAGACTCCTACATCCACTACATCGAGGGCTGCACGGCGCCGATCTACAAGAGCGACTCGCTGCACTCCGCGGTCGTCGAGATCATCGTCAAGAAGAACGCCCGCGTGCGGTACACGACCATCCAGAACTGGTCGAACAACGTGTACAACCTCGTCACCAAGCGTGCGATCGCCCACGAGGGCGCCACCATGGAGTGGATCGACGGCAACATCGGGTCCAAGGTCACGATGAAGTACCCGTCCATCTTCCTCGTCGGCGAGCGGGCCAAGGGCGAGACCCTCTCCGTCGCCTTCGCCGGTCCCGGCCAGCACCAGGACGCCGGCGCCAAGATGATCCACATGGCGCCGTACACGCAGTCCTCCATCGTCTCGAAGTCGATCGCCCGTGGCGGCGGACGTGCCGGCTACCGCGGTGAGGTGCGGGTGGATGCGAATGCGCACCACTCCGCCAACACCGTGCGCTGCGATGCGCTGCTGGTCGATTCGATCTCGCGCTCCGACACGTACCCCGCCATCGACATCCGCGTCGACGACGTCCAGCTCGGCCACGAGGCCACGGTCTCGAAGGTCAGCGAAGAGCAGCTGTTCTACCTCATGAGCCGGGGCATGCCCGAGGACGAGGCGATGGCGATGATCGTCCGCGGCTTCATCGAGCCCATCGCCCGCGAGCTGCCCATGGAGTACGCCATGGAGCTCAACAAGCTCATCGAAATGGGCATGGAAGGATCCGTCGGCTAG
- the sufD gene encoding Fe-S cluster assembly protein SufD: MTTTTTPLPGSQAHTDGGWGNKSAPVIPVQTRSDRPTSFDPADFGTPNGREVNWKHTPIDRLGALLQDDESDADAVLISTTAPDTLFVPSAGVDAAVRGEVFRPEDVVSAIVWKRSTDALHVQIPADEELAEPVRIDLSGAGSGLHSRSHIIIEAMPNARGTVLLYHSGSAQYAQNVEIIVRDGANLTVLSVQRWDGDAVHVASHQARVDRDASLTHLIVSLGGSVVRINPSVELAGAGSDARLFGVSFADAGQHFESQVYMHHKGPHTKGDVLYKGALQGADARSVWIGDVLIGPDATGTDSYEANRNLVLTDGARADSIPNLEIQTGDIQGAGHASATGRFDDEQLFYLLSRGITEPEARRLVVLGFLSEIVQRIGIPVLEAELIEAIERELEEGQDR, encoded by the coding sequence ATGACGACCACGACCACCCCCCTGCCGGGAAGCCAAGCGCACACCGACGGAGGATGGGGCAACAAGTCTGCGCCCGTGATCCCCGTGCAGACGCGTTCTGACCGCCCCACCTCGTTCGACCCTGCCGACTTCGGCACGCCGAACGGCCGCGAAGTCAACTGGAAGCACACGCCGATCGATCGCCTCGGCGCCCTGCTGCAGGACGACGAGTCCGACGCGGATGCCGTGCTGATCTCCACGACCGCTCCGGACACGCTGTTCGTCCCCTCCGCAGGAGTCGACGCCGCCGTGCGCGGCGAGGTCTTCCGTCCGGAAGACGTCGTCAGTGCGATCGTCTGGAAGCGCAGCACCGACGCGCTGCACGTGCAGATCCCCGCCGATGAAGAGCTCGCCGAGCCGGTGCGCATCGATCTGAGCGGTGCCGGTTCCGGCCTGCACAGCCGTTCGCACATCATCATCGAGGCGATGCCGAACGCACGCGGCACCGTGCTGCTCTACCACTCCGGCTCCGCGCAGTACGCGCAGAACGTGGAGATCATCGTCCGCGATGGCGCCAACCTCACGGTGCTGTCCGTGCAGCGCTGGGATGGCGACGCCGTGCACGTGGCGTCCCATCAGGCCCGCGTCGATCGCGATGCGTCCCTGACTCACCTGATCGTGAGCCTCGGCGGCAGCGTCGTGCGCATCAACCCCTCGGTCGAACTGGCCGGCGCGGGATCGGATGCGCGCCTGTTCGGCGTCTCGTTCGCCGATGCCGGCCAGCACTTCGAGAGCCAGGTGTACATGCACCACAAGGGGCCGCACACCAAGGGCGACGTGCTCTACAAGGGCGCCCTGCAGGGTGCGGACGCCCGCAGCGTGTGGATCGGCGACGTCCTGATCGGACCGGACGCCACCGGCACCGACTCGTACGAGGCGAACCGCAACCTGGTGCTCACCGACGGTGCGCGCGCCGACTCGATCCCGAACCTCGAGATCCAGACGGGCGACATCCAGGGCGCCGGACACGCGAGTGCGACCGGTCGCTTCGACGACGAGCAGCTGTTCTACCTGCTGTCCCGCGGGATCACCGAGCCGGAGGCGCGACGCCTCGTTGTCCTCGGCTTCCTCAGCGAAATCGTGCAGCGGATCGGCATCCCCGTGCTGGAAGCCGAGCTCATCGAAGCGATCGAGCGCGAACTCGAGGAAGGGCAGGATCGATGA
- a CDS encoding non-heme iron oxygenase ferredoxin subunit: MTAAKVCALSDLEQDTAIRVEVDGVPMAVVLDSNGEVHAIGDTCTHGDISLAEGFVDGDALECWAHGSAFSLRTGKPLNLPAYEPVPVYAVVIEGDDVLIDPAVLKDVN, encoded by the coding sequence ATGACCGCGGCCAAGGTCTGCGCCCTGAGCGACCTCGAGCAGGACACCGCCATCCGCGTGGAGGTCGACGGCGTGCCCATGGCCGTCGTGCTCGATTCGAACGGCGAGGTGCACGCCATCGGCGACACCTGCACCCATGGCGACATCTCGCTCGCCGAGGGGTTCGTCGACGGCGACGCGCTGGAGTGCTGGGCCCACGGCTCCGCCTTCTCGCTGCGCACCGGCAAGCCGCTCAACCTCCCGGCTTACGAGCCGGTCCCTGTTTATGCCGTCGTGATCGAGGGCGATGACGTCCTCATCGATCCCGCCGTGCTCAAAGATGTGAACTGA
- the sufC gene encoding Fe-S cluster assembly ATPase SufC has product MSVLEIRDLFVTVETDAGTTPILNGLSLTIRTGETHAIMGPNGSGKSTLAYTIAGHPKYNVTGGTITLDGEDVLAMTVDERARAGLFLAMQYPVEIPGVTVTNFLRTAKTAIDGEAPSIRTWTKDVKASMKNLRMDPKFAARNVNEGFSGGEKKRHEILQLELLKPRIAVLDETDSGLDVDALKIVSEGVNRAKAESDLGVLLITHYTRILRYIHPDFVHVMVAGRIVEEGGPELAERLEDEGYDRFIEPASDATVDADA; this is encoded by the coding sequence ATGTCTGTCCTCGAGATCCGCGACCTGTTTGTGACGGTCGAGACCGATGCGGGAACCACCCCCATCCTCAACGGCCTGTCGCTGACCATCCGTACCGGTGAGACGCACGCCATCATGGGCCCCAACGGCTCCGGCAAGTCCACGCTGGCCTACACGATCGCCGGCCACCCCAAGTACAACGTGACCGGTGGCACGATCACGCTCGACGGCGAGGATGTCCTCGCGATGACCGTCGACGAGCGCGCCCGCGCCGGCCTGTTCCTCGCGATGCAGTACCCGGTGGAGATCCCCGGCGTCACCGTCACGAACTTCCTGCGCACCGCCAAGACGGCGATCGACGGCGAAGCGCCGTCGATCCGCACCTGGACCAAGGACGTCAAGGCGTCGATGAAGAACCTTCGGATGGATCCGAAGTTCGCGGCGCGCAACGTCAACGAGGGATTCTCCGGCGGCGAGAAGAAGCGCCACGAGATCCTCCAGCTCGAGCTGCTGAAGCCGCGGATCGCGGTCCTCGACGAGACCGATTCCGGCCTTGACGTCGACGCGCTGAAGATCGTCTCCGAGGGCGTCAACCGCGCCAAGGCGGAGAGCGACCTCGGTGTGCTCCTCATCACGCACTACACCCGCATCCTGCGCTACATCCACCCCGACTTCGTGCACGTGATGGTCGCGGGTCGCATCGTCGAGGAGGGCGGCCCCGAGCTCGCCGAGCGCCTCGAGGACGAGGGCTACGACCGGTTCATCGAACCGGCATCCGACGCCACCGTCGACGCCGACGCGTAG
- a CDS encoding metal-sulfur cluster assembly factor, giving the protein MTATLTPEKYDEVTEALKDVMDPELGINVVDLGLIYDLAWDDENDALVIHMTLTSAGCPLTDVLEEQTAQALDEVVEQFRINWVWMPPWGPEKITDDGRDMMRALGFAI; this is encoded by the coding sequence ATGACCGCGACGCTCACACCCGAGAAGTACGACGAGGTCACCGAAGCTCTCAAGGACGTCATGGACCCCGAGCTCGGGATCAATGTCGTCGACCTGGGGCTCATCTACGACCTCGCCTGGGATGACGAGAACGATGCTCTCGTCATCCACATGACGCTGACCAGCGCCGGCTGCCCGCTGACGGATGTGCTCGAAGAGCAGACCGCCCAGGCGCTCGACGAGGTCGTGGAGCAGTTCCGCATCAACTGGGTGTGGATGCCGCCGTGGGGTCCGGAGAAGATCACCGACGACGGCCGCGACATGATGCGGGCGCTCGGCTTCGCCATCTGA
- a CDS encoding MalY/PatB family protein, with product MSVTPLQALPIDDLRERSSTKWRTYAPDVLPLFVAETDFAHAPAITAALERAVRLGDTGYTPPDPGIRDAYVAFAERRFGWQVDPARIRTTCDVMMGVVELLRRVIEPGDRVITTPPVYPPFNDCIPEAGGVVETVPLRETADGWELDLLGIEAAFAGGARAILLCNPHNPTGTVHSRESLAALAELAQGFGAVVVSDEIHSPLTQPGIDFTPFLAASETAARVGYAVTSASKAFNTAGLKCALMITAAEDTTAVLRGLPAEVEWRTGLFGAIAGVASFAPESDEWLDSLLLTLDQNRRLLAEMLAEHVPGARYRMPDAGFLAWVDLSELGWGENPAVKILRDAKVALHYGPHFGVEGNGHVRINIGCAPEVLREAVERIGALLTP from the coding sequence GTGAGCGTCACCCCCCTTCAGGCCCTGCCGATCGACGACCTGCGTGAGCGGTCCAGCACGAAGTGGCGCACCTACGCGCCCGACGTGCTCCCGCTGTTCGTGGCCGAGACGGATTTCGCTCACGCACCCGCGATCACCGCCGCCCTCGAGCGCGCCGTGCGCCTCGGCGACACCGGCTACACGCCGCCGGACCCCGGCATCCGTGACGCGTATGTCGCGTTCGCCGAGCGCCGCTTCGGCTGGCAGGTCGACCCCGCAAGGATCCGCACCACGTGCGACGTGATGATGGGCGTCGTCGAGCTGCTGCGCCGGGTCATCGAGCCCGGAGACCGCGTCATCACGACCCCGCCGGTGTATCCGCCGTTCAACGACTGCATCCCGGAAGCCGGGGGAGTCGTCGAGACCGTGCCGCTCCGTGAGACGGCCGACGGCTGGGAGCTGGACCTGCTGGGTATCGAGGCGGCGTTCGCCGGCGGTGCGCGCGCGATCCTGCTGTGCAACCCGCACAACCCCACCGGCACGGTGCACTCCCGGGAGAGCCTCGCCGCTCTTGCCGAGCTCGCCCAGGGCTTCGGAGCCGTCGTCGTCAGCGACGAGATCCACTCGCCGTTGACGCAGCCGGGCATCGACTTCACGCCGTTCCTGGCAGCATCCGAAACCGCCGCCCGTGTCGGGTACGCCGTGACGAGTGCGAGCAAGGCGTTCAACACCGCCGGCCTCAAGTGCGCGCTGATGATCACCGCGGCCGAGGACACCACCGCCGTGCTGCGCGGCCTCCCCGCCGAAGTCGAGTGGCGCACCGGGCTGTTCGGCGCGATCGCGGGCGTTGCCTCCTTCGCCCCCGAGAGCGACGAGTGGCTCGACAGTCTGCTGCTCACACTCGATCAGAACCGTCGCCTGCTGGCCGAGATGCTCGCCGAGCACGTTCCGGGCGCACGCTATCGGATGCCGGATGCCGGTTTCCTCGCGTGGGTCGACCTGTCCGAGCTCGGCTGGGGTGAGAATCCCGCCGTGAAGATCCTCCGCGACGCCAAGGTCGCCCTGCACTACGGTCCGCACTTCGGCGTCGAGGGCAACGGCCACGTGCGCATCAACATCGGCTGCGCACCCGAGGTCCTGCGCGAAGCAGTGGAGCGCATCGGTGCGCTCCTGACACCGTGA
- a CDS encoding MFS transporter — protein MSTANDTTESVWRGRYLGVTVGAVALVFLAAMQSLAVTTVMPIVSAELDGAALYAVAFSGTLATSVIGMVAAGAWADRSSPVPALTAAVTLFVIGLVIAGAATSMEMLVVGRLIQGLGTGGQTVALYVVVARMYPAALHGRVFAAFSAAWVVPSLIGPFLAGAVTEYLHWRWVFLGVAGLTILFFIVVMSRLRGRDLHTDEPAKGRIAARLGFAVAVAAGALTLSLAGEFGAWSWVVVGASAVVIGLAARPLLPPRTLRAGRGLPSVVLMRGLIAGALFGAEIYVPYLLIDEYGFSPTWAGLGLTTAAVAWAAAAEIQGRYGDRIGNARITLFGVAQLFAALLFAGATALLHLHPAVLIIGWALAGAGMGLMYPRLTVLTLAYSTPQNQGFNSSALSISDSIGAATAIAVMGVVFTALTGTHAGFPVVFAIAGVLTLLALIPGLRMGHAHEQHR, from the coding sequence GTGAGCACTGCCAACGACACGACCGAGTCCGTCTGGCGGGGGCGCTACCTCGGCGTGACGGTGGGTGCGGTCGCGCTCGTCTTCCTCGCGGCGATGCAGTCCCTGGCCGTCACGACGGTCATGCCCATCGTCAGTGCCGAGCTCGACGGTGCGGCCCTGTACGCGGTCGCGTTCTCGGGCACGCTCGCCACGAGCGTCATCGGCATGGTCGCAGCCGGCGCCTGGGCCGACCGATCCAGCCCGGTGCCCGCGCTCACGGCGGCGGTCACGCTGTTCGTGATCGGGCTCGTCATCGCCGGGGCGGCCACCAGCATGGAGATGCTGGTCGTCGGACGGCTCATCCAGGGCCTCGGCACGGGAGGTCAGACCGTCGCGCTGTACGTCGTCGTCGCGCGGATGTATCCGGCAGCCCTGCACGGACGCGTGTTCGCGGCGTTCTCCGCCGCGTGGGTGGTGCCCTCGCTGATCGGCCCGTTCCTCGCCGGTGCCGTCACTGAGTACCTGCACTGGCGCTGGGTGTTCCTCGGCGTCGCAGGGCTGACGATCCTCTTCTTCATCGTCGTGATGTCGCGCCTCCGCGGACGTGATCTGCACACCGATGAACCGGCCAAGGGGCGCATCGCCGCACGGCTGGGGTTCGCCGTCGCGGTCGCCGCCGGCGCGCTCACACTCAGCCTGGCCGGCGAGTTCGGCGCCTGGTCGTGGGTCGTGGTCGGGGCATCCGCTGTCGTGATCGGTCTGGCCGCCCGTCCGCTGCTTCCGCCGCGCACGCTGCGCGCGGGCCGCGGGCTGCCCAGTGTGGTCCTGATGCGCGGGCTGATCGCCGGTGCGCTGTTCGGCGCGGAGATCTACGTCCCCTACCTGCTGATCGACGAGTACGGCTTCTCGCCGACCTGGGCGGGGCTCGGGCTGACCACCGCAGCCGTGGCGTGGGCCGCGGCCGCTGAGATCCAGGGGCGGTACGGCGACCGCATCGGCAACGCGCGGATCACCCTGTTCGGTGTCGCCCAGCTGTTCGCCGCGCTGCTGTTCGCGGGCGCGACGGCGCTGCTGCACCTGCATCCGGCGGTGCTGATCATCGGCTGGGCGCTGGCCGGGGCCGGCATGGGGCTCATGTACCCGCGGCTCACCGTGCTGACGCTGGCGTATTCGACGCCGCAGAACCAGGGCTTCAACTCATCCGCACTGTCGATCTCGGACTCGATCGGGGCGGCGACCGCGATCGCCGTCATGGGTGTCGTGTTCACGGCGCTCACGGGCACGCATGCCGGATTCCCGGTCGTGTTCGCGATCGCCGGTGTCCTGACGCTGCTGGCGCTGATCCCCGGACTGCGGATGGGGCACGCGCACGAGCAGCACAGATAG
- a CDS encoding siderophore-interacting protein, with protein sequence MTTTALDVHRFFRATVTSITDLTPSFRRFTFGGDDLAVYGDPGLDQRVKIVFPTSTASLDAMPTGEDWYTQWRELPEADRPPFRTYTTRYVRNDANEVDIDMVSHDVLGPASDWIAKAAVGDDVLIFAPTSAHSGVSYGIDFVPPATVDQILLAGDETAAPAIAAILEQLPREATGVVALEVPHPDDAAYLPHHPGFEYRVGARRDGDRHSHLLTSVMDAAATLVPTGEGSDVEEIDIDTDILWEVPRTAKGGAALKSARLYAWLAGEAGAIKTLRRHLVSERGVDRRAVAFMGYWRLGRAEN encoded by the coding sequence GTGACCACGACCGCTCTTGATGTCCACCGCTTCTTCCGCGCGACGGTGACCTCCATCACCGACCTCACCCCGAGCTTCCGCCGCTTCACGTTCGGCGGCGACGACCTCGCCGTCTACGGCGATCCGGGCCTCGATCAGCGCGTCAAGATCGTGTTCCCCACCTCGACCGCGAGCCTGGACGCGATGCCGACCGGTGAGGACTGGTACACCCAGTGGCGTGAGCTGCCCGAGGCGGACCGGCCGCCGTTCCGGACATACACGACCCGCTACGTCCGCAACGACGCGAATGAGGTCGACATCGACATGGTGTCGCACGACGTGCTCGGCCCCGCATCCGACTGGATCGCGAAGGCCGCGGTCGGCGACGATGTTCTCATCTTCGCCCCGACCTCGGCTCATAGCGGGGTCAGCTACGGGATCGACTTCGTCCCACCGGCGACCGTCGACCAGATCCTCCTCGCGGGCGATGAGACCGCCGCCCCGGCGATCGCGGCGATCCTCGAACAGCTGCCGCGCGAGGCCACCGGCGTGGTTGCACTGGAGGTCCCGCATCCCGACGACGCCGCGTATCTGCCGCACCACCCGGGTTTCGAGTATCGAGTCGGAGCCCGTCGTGACGGCGACCGCCACAGCCACCTGCTGACATCGGTGATGGATGCCGCGGCCACCCTCGTGCCGACCGGTGAGGGATCCGACGTCGAGGAGATCGACATCGACACCGACATCCTGTGGGAGGTGCCGCGCACGGCGAAGGGCGGCGCAGCGCTGAAGAGTGCCCGCCTCTACGCGTGGCTGGCCGGCGAGGCCGGGGCGATCAAGACCCTGCGTCGCCACCTCGTCAGTGAGCGCGGCGTCGATCGTCGCGCCGTCGCGTTCATGGGCTACTGGCGGCTCGGTCGCGCCGAGAACTAG
- a CDS encoding ABC transporter ATP-binding protein, with amino-acid sequence MTASPTSTDHHTLSAEALTLAYGDRTIVESLDLRVPPGRITAIVGANGCGKSTLLRALARLITPKHGQVVLDGRSLHGLPSKEVARTLGLLPQSPVAPEGIAVADLVGRGRHPHQKLLARWNAHDYEVVARALEATGIEDLADRSVDELSGGQRQRVWIAMALAQETDILLLDEPTTFLDVAHQVEVLDLLTDLNHERGTTIVMVLHDMNLAARYADHLFALRAGRIVASGPPNEVMTSELIREVFDLDALVVSDPVSGAPIVLPRGRHHVSPALTTERTLR; translated from the coding sequence GTGACCGCATCCCCCACCTCGACCGACCACCACACGCTCTCCGCGGAAGCGCTGACATTGGCCTACGGCGACCGCACGATCGTCGAAAGCCTCGACCTCCGGGTTCCGCCCGGGCGCATCACGGCGATCGTCGGAGCGAACGGATGCGGCAAGTCGACGCTGCTGCGCGCCCTGGCCCGCCTCATCACGCCGAAACACGGCCAGGTGGTGCTCGACGGCCGTTCACTGCACGGACTCCCGTCGAAAGAGGTGGCCCGCACCCTCGGTCTGCTCCCGCAGAGCCCGGTCGCTCCCGAGGGCATCGCCGTCGCCGATCTGGTCGGACGCGGGCGCCACCCTCACCAGAAGCTGCTCGCCCGGTGGAACGCGCACGACTACGAGGTCGTGGCACGGGCACTCGAGGCGACCGGCATCGAGGACCTCGCCGACCGCTCCGTCGACGAGCTGTCCGGCGGCCAGCGCCAGCGCGTCTGGATCGCGATGGCACTCGCCCAGGAGACCGACATCCTGCTGCTGGACGAACCCACGACGTTCCTGGATGTCGCACACCAGGTCGAGGTCCTCGATCTGCTGACCGACCTCAACCACGAGCGCGGCACCACCATCGTCATGGTGCTGCACGACATGAACCTCGCCGCGCGCTATGCCGACCACCTGTTCGCCCTGCGCGCCGGTCGCATCGTCGCCAGCGGCCCGCCGAACGAGGTCATGACGAGCGAGCTCATCCGCGAGGTCTTCGATCTCGACGCGCTCGTCGTGTCCGACCCTGTCTCGGGCGCGCCCATCGTGCTCCCCCGCGGACGGCACCACGTCTCCCCCGCCCTCACCACCGAAAGGACCCTCCGGTGA